The Dasypus novemcinctus isolate mDasNov1 chromosome 2, mDasNov1.1.hap2, whole genome shotgun sequence genome contains the following window.
CTCCCGAGTCTACTAAGGCTAATACTCTTTGTTTATTAGTAGAGGACCAATAAATAGTTAACTCTCCATGTGGCCTGTGATCCCAGGGCCCTGTTATTGTTCTTACCTGGGGATCTTGACCCCTCCCCTATGGTAGAGGGAAGGGTGCTGGCCAGGCTTCAGCTCCTTGGGGAGCACAGGTTGAGGCAGctgctttttttcccattttccctcCTCTCTTAGCACTCTAAGGGAACTGTTTCTTAAATCTCTTCCTTCAGGAGCTTGCTCCAAAGTCTCTAAAACCACATTGAGCTGCCCATCTATTGTTTCTAGCTTGGTTCCTTTGGCAATAAGATGTACCCACATTTGCTTGCATGACTCACAGTTAAGTCCATCATGTCCTTGGGCACTTTCCCTACCACATGGACAGGTCTCCTTTCTCTGCAGCCTTTCCAGTTCCCCTAAGTCTGCTATAGCCTGAGCAGCTCACAACACAGGTTGCTCCATTAGAGGACTCAGGATTGACACCAGAGGTCCATAATGATGGTTGGCAGCAGTATGTAGCATAGTACCTTTTATTTCTACAGTAAAAGCTTTGGTGTCAGGCCCTACAAAATTGGTGGCTTAATGGCATGTTTTTCATCCCCAATCCCCATAAAACACCCTGTAATTCTTCCATGGATTGTCCATGAAGGGTGGCATGGGGTATATCTCCTTCATTAAGCCATGCAGATTTGCATGCATTAACCAACCATACCAATAGTGAAGTTGTTTTTGTTATACTAGAGGTGGTGTATAAATGCTGATGTAGAGAAGGGTGAGTGGTAATGGATGTAATTTACTCATTTCTACCCCAGATGGTACAACTCCTTCCTCTCCAGTGTCCCATAACCTTAGAAGCCAGTTAGGCAGGGACATTCTAGATCTCTGCCTGTACCTTTGCCCCAAATCGCCCAGCTCAGCAGCAGTGTAGTCCCTCATGGGTACATGTAACTTCTGTTTGAGGGGCTGGTCCTATAATgctttccacttctgttgtatAATAGGGCACCCCTCGGGGGCTCCTCACCTTCCTCCACTTCCCATTCCTCTTATTTCTCCtcatctgaggaggaattcataGGACCCCATGCCTTAGGGTCTCACTCAGGCATGGATTCAAGGCGGCCTATGGCCCCTAACTCCAGACCTGGATTCAAGGCGGCCTATGGCCCCTAACTCGAGCATATCTACAAGCCAGGGTTTCCAACTGATCATCAACTCAGCACAGGCAATCGGTTAAAGAATCTTTCATCTCTGCCTGCTCCAGGCGCATATCCCTTTCTAGCTTTAACTCTTCTTCTAAGTGGTACATAGAGGTTTTTGCTTCTTGCTCTGCCTCAGTAGCCATCCGCAAGGCTCCTAACAGGGGCCATGCTATAGCTGCCACTATCAGGCCTTTCTCCCTCCTTATTTAAGTGCAGTTGCTTTGCTATGCACAGTCAGTATATCTGCTAGAGTTTTTAGGGCATCCCTGTACTCTCTCAGTGGTCCCCACTCGTCCAGGGGGGCAGTCACCCCTCCCCGTGTGGATGTTACAGGCCAACCTGGGATTTCACCTGCCaattctcctttccctgagctcatgcCCACTGCTGCTGGCGGTCCTCCAGTCTTTTAGCTGACCTGCCATttgttccaacccaactcctgaagggcatgagttggcTCAGCTGTGAGACCAAAGAACATGCCAGGTGCTGAATCAGAAATAAACTTTATTCGGACTTATTAGGAGGAGAGAGTCTCCAGTGGCAACAGTTTGGAGAATGGTATTAGTGCTCTGCAAAGAGGTGAAAAAATGAGGGGTGAAGTAAGGTTTTAGGCGTTGCATAggatatgagaacagagtttctgctagggtcctGTGACCTACACATATCTGGTGATGTCATTATGTACgaaggaatgaagttttatgGCTCTgagtacattatggtttacaataccATATATACGTTCTTTTCCTTCCAAGGAGGGCTGTTAACCTTTACCTTATGTCTGGGTCATGTAGGTGGCTACGTGCTGTGAGCTTATGAGGAGCGCATGCCCTAGGTCCCCACAGATATCTTTGTATAATGTGTAGTGAATACTTTCCCTGACTCTGAAGgctgccttttaatttttaacagtGTATTTCAAAGACCAAATAATTTCGATTTTAAAGAAGTCCAATTTGTCAACTTTTTCTATGTTTCATACTTTTTTGTGTTGTATTCAATAAGCCCATGTCTATACCAAAATtgcaaaaatgttttcttctataagttttgtagttttaggtGTTACATATAGGTTTAGGgcccattttgagttcattttttggGTATAGTGTGAGATGAGGGTCATTCCTATTTTAAGGACTCTGTTCTCTATTTTCTTAGGTTGTCTCTGAAGTTTGGTGATGCTGAAAATCCCAAAGATCTTGCTATAAGGTAGGCTTTAAGACTAGAAAATAGGTAAgcttattatattttcaatatgCATATCACTTTGGAGTATCTTCAGCATTTCAGATTAGCTCtatataatttattcattcaatatgtGTATGTCCTTGGCCTGCTATGTATCAAGCACTGTGACAGGTGAGATGCCACATGTGCCTAAATACACTGAAGAAGAGTCATGGGTGCTACATGATGGGATTTTATAGTAATGCTTTCTTTAGTTTCCAGCATAGCATCTAGAGTTGTCCCTCCACTCCGCATAGGAACCTAGAGAACTCCAGGACTGAGAATGTGATACCCTTTTTTTCTgagcaaagaataaaatataaataaagttcCAGGGGCTTAGTGTTATTTTCTATAGCTCCTTACAATGACTCACAATTATCATTTAATGATGAAAAGGTCTCTATTATCTGAATACCCTAACAGACAACCAACGCAGGTTTACATTTTTCTGTGCATGGAAGGATGCATCTGCTTGCAGTGGTTTATCCAAGCAGTTAGAAGAAGCTGCTGTTAGTTGGGGGGGAAATtaaggcattttatttttttcttataaaaaatatAGTGTTTTTCTTCTTATAGGACCATTCTTTTAGTAGAGATAAGCATCTGAACCTTTAAAATTACAGAATGTGAGCAGATGTGTTCCTGAGCTGTGTTCTATGGAAcaattctgttctgtgaaaatatTTGTAAGATCCCACAACCAAGGGGTTCTGTGGTCAAATGTGTTTGGGAAAGACTGAATGCTGTGCCCTACTCTTGGAGATTCACAGTGCATATTTGTatattaaaatttctgaaaagcCATGCTCTTACGGAAGACTCTTGTACTTTGTAACTTTGATTAACCTCCAATTCCCATGTTTAACCTTGGGAAGCTTTCTTCCTCAGAACACTTGTTAGCACACCAAGTTGATCATAATACAGGCTATCAACTTTCAGAACAACTTTATaaggaaaacaaatggaaaatagcttttattatttattttctgacGATAAAAGTATACAGCAGACACTGCCAGAGCCCTGTCTATATTGTTGTGGGCCTTCCATTTGAGAGCACTACAGCTCACCAGTTCAATTGTCAAGTGTTAGCATCTCTTTGCCTAAAGATTTCCTTAAGCCAAAGGCACCCACTGCCTCCTGTCCCTACTGCAGTGGCCTTCAGGCACTGACTGACAGATGTGTACAAATACCCCAGCTCTCTCGCCCTCAGTTGAGATGACTCTGAGGCATGTGTTCTACCCTGGCTCCCAGGACTCCCCAAGGGAATTAAGCTTGAATTGCCCACAGTATGAACTTGCTTAATAATGCCCCCACTTTTGGGCTGCCTTTCCTTCCTCTGTCATTACTCTCCACCCTACATATttctgaatgaataaattcccaaATGAATTTGGGTTCACCTCCCCAAACTACTTATATATTCACATCCTTGTCTCAGGATCTGCTTCTAAAAGAACCCAAACTAAGATCAGGTAGTAtatatccaattttaaaaatatcagaaaacacTAAactatgaaaagaagaaaataaaaaatcacccATAATCATAATCCAACAACCAATTGTAGTCACCATTAAAGTTTTGATCTCTGTTCTTCCAGAATTTTTTTCTATGCagtcacatattttttaaagaaaaaaaaatcatcacagCATATATACATTATAAATTTGGCTGGAGAATATTTCAGTTTGAAATAGCTATGAGTAAAGGCTCAGAAATCAGAATGGATTCAAAGCCCAACTCTACTACTTATTCTCTGAGTGATTTTGcacaagttatttaacttttctgtgtCTTAgattcctcatctatgaaatgaggGTAATGATATTATCTATCTCATGGTGGCGTTATGAAGATTAATACAATAACACACATAAAGAACATAGACGGgcccctggcacatagtaaaagctattactattattttaaccataatatatttagctaattctatcttcaagtacatttacattttttttgctATAATAAACACATAATCAAGTGCTGattctaaagaaataaaaaagcaagcttTTTGTACTTTTCCTTTTGTAAAAATTTGTATCACTGACTTTGGGGCACTGCCTTGTCTTTTGCCATCATTTCCAGTTCCTCTTTGAAACTGGAAAAGGGAGAGCCTGTCTCCAAGCCAGTTCGAGTGCCTGACAACAGAGGGCGCGATTGTACTGTTCATAGACTATGTCCTGAGTCAGCAAATGCATGGAGTATCATCATTTTTCAGATTCATCCTTACCAGTTACAAGAAGTTGTCCATCCAGAGTTGGTTTAGTTTACACCGAGTCGAGATTATTTCCAATAATTCAATCCAAGCAACTTTTAATGCAACTGGCATATATGCTCCGTGGAGTTATTCCTACCACTGCCAACACGTCAGCAGCCTTCAGCGGTATGATGCCCTCTTACTACCCAGCAACACAGATGATGTCTCAAGCCTGTGGGAGGTCACTTTTGTTGATTTCCaggtaataaataaatgaaaacatatgtattTGGTGTCCAAAATACTCAGGCTTACACTGAAAACACCTGAAACAGATGCTTAGGCAAAAGAGAGTAGCAGacaactttaaaatattattggtGTTCTTATCTTTATCTTCTAAGGTGTGAAATGGAATGGAATAGAGTATTTCCTGTCCTGTACTGCCCCCTTCTCTCGTGCAAAAAAAGAGCTTGCTTTTACCTTAAGGTTTATCAGGTCACCAACAATTATCAGTGAGGAATGCCAGCGATCCAAGTTGAGTGAAGCTGTGGCGTGAAGCCCAGTGACCAACACTTCCTAGAGTGAGAGGCCCTTCTAGGGAGAAGAATTGTCAGGCAATTATTGTATTTCCTTCAGAGGGAGTGGAGCAGTGATCCTATCCGTACAGATAAGAAGTACAACTGGAGTACAGTGATAGGTTTGGCAGGAATGTTAGGGAGGGATACAAAAATATCCCCTAAATTCTTTTGAAAGTATTTGGGGAAAGGTATTGGATGTAAGAGGTTCCTTTTCACCACCAGAATCTGAGGCTGAGAGACATCTGTCAAATTCCCTGCCCTGTTTACCAGTGAAAGAAGATTAACTTGCTCTTCCAACTCACTGAAATAACAAGCAGGGATTTATCTGTCCCTTCTCTGGATACTTttcaaccatatatatatatatatatatatattttttttttttcccccttcctttttcttccctcctttacCCCCTTCCTAGGTTGGAGAGGTACAGTGTTGATGAAAGGTAGTGTAGGGTAGGGAAGAAGCTTGCATTTTGGAGACAGACAACTTGGTTTCAAATTCTTACTCGGCtacctgggcaagttacttaacgtCTCTCAAATTCTGACTTATCTTTATGTATGTTAAGTATACATGGCTTAGTATTATGAAAAGACCCAGGACCATTTTGGGCATGGACTAACAATAACTATGAATCTATACTTATGAGGAGTCTCCTCTGTGTGTTGGCACCATTAcagtaatttaattttaaatttttttttaggcagtaccaggaaatgagcctgggaggcaggcactcaatcactgagctataccaaCTCCCCCATTGTAGTCATTTTACAATCTTCATTTTTACAAGGTATCATGCCCATGCTTGCAAAAGAGCTGTTATAATTCCTGTTTATACAAACAAGGTGTTATTGAAACTCTGATAATTTAATCACTTTTCTAATTGATATAACTGggaagtggcagagacagaattTGAATCTTGGACTGTCTGGTTCCAAAGataataccatatatatataattttctctctctctctttctttctctctctctcacacacacacacatacacacacacctctcattcttttgccctttttaaaaaagggagtAGGTAGGGGGCGTAGTGAGGAGGTAATAATGAAAAAAGGAATAATTTATGTATAATCTCACCTAATTATAACAGggaattgattgatttttaactTTATCTTATTCCAGGAATGACTTAAGGTGACTTATAGAGATACtgcaataaaaataactttaaaaaatatccaaagacatggggacaaaggaaaaacaaaggaagaaaagatcAGTTAGAGCAACCAGTGAGGCTGGTATATCTAACCACGAAACCATCTGTCTGCCTTGGCTGTGGCAAGTGAAATAATTTGGCTTTGTAGCTTTGGAGCAGCTAGCATCAGAAAGAATTCATACATGGTCACAGGGTTCAGTCCACAAGACTACTGAAGATTTGCTTTTGAGAAGTACATCCATCCCTGGTATTGTGCAACATGTTCTCACATCCTCAACAGCGTATACAGTAATCACATAGGCCTGCCTTCTTAAAACATTCTTAATGTAGGCAGGTGGTAGACTGCAAGCATAGTGCAGGGgtgaggtggtggtgatggtgtctGAGGTATGTGTACAAAAGGCTGAAATCCACATTTACTGCTTTGCTTATCTGGCTTGTCCAGGAATGAAATACAGAATGATAGGCGCAAGCATGGCAAATTCAGATGCCTCCAGGAAATGAATGAGGTGGCCCAGGTGGGGAACGTAACAAATTGTAGCCACAACTGGAGCTGATGTTTGCTTGTAGGAATGCAGGCCAAATGTTGCTGAATCATCTGCCTTTTCAACGGAGGCCAGAACCCTGGATTTTTATGGGAAATTTTCTGAGTATTCAGAATATGGGGGTCGCACAAAACTCACGAGTGGGCTAGATATAGAGTATATGCAACCTCTAGACCAGATGAATGGATGGACAACATATCCTTCAGACATTCCATTCTCAACCAAGTCTTGTGAAGAATTAAGTGACAGTCAGTCTGAAGACATTGTCTTTGGTAGAGTTGCAGCATCCAGTgtggtcatcttgtgtcattgaGGAGCTTGACTCTTCAAGCACTAATCTGAAGGGAAGGTCACTACGCTTCTTATAGAAGGAGGCTGGCCAAGAATCTCAGCAGGCTAAGTAAGAGTCTCATTCAGAAGTTGTTTTTGGTTTAATCTAGAGCACAGACAAATGGGTGAATAAGGCCCTAAAGTCCAGAGAGTGATGGGTATCCACAATAATTTTAGCATGGAAAAATGCTAAATTTCCACTTAAGTCATAGAAATGACTTCTCAGTAAAGCATTAATGGAGAAATCAACTTTCTAATGTACCATTTGAAAGCCAACTAGGTGACTAAATGAGGAGACTGTGTGAATGGTTAATACTCTTACACGCCAAACTGTAGAGGCCTATCTTCTACAATTGACCACTCTGGGTTTGGAGAAGTTATTCTAGACgtgccttcccccacccccacccccaaacatacgcttaaaatttttttttaaatatcaggttcagttgtttgtttatttgagaCTCTCCTGTTTCTAGGTAGCATGTAAGGAAGAGCTGATACATGGCTCATCCAAAAATGTTACCAAGTCTGTGTGGTACAActgatgaggagagagaggttgtggtgggaggaagagacaggaTGCATTAGCTGCTATAGACTTGTAAACTGAAAAGCAACTCTGAAGCCAGACTGCCCAGGTTTGAACTCCAGCTTCACAACAATTACTTGCTGTGTGATGctaagcaagttacttaaccttctgtgcctcagtttcctcatccataaaatggggataatatagAACTTATTCATAAATTCTTGTGAATATTAAAGTCATTAAAATAGGGTGTGGTACTTAAAGAAACCTGCAGTGTtagattttattatattataccTCATTATGAATCATGATTTCCCCCCTCAAAAGATTTTTCTTGGCCAATTCCTATCAATAGGATCaaaggcagaggacagagtttaaAAAGCTCTTTGTAAGACTTATACTAACACATAAACTTTTGAGTGTGCTTTGAATTTTAGAGATATCACAGCAGCTGTGgttttagatgaaatggaatatTCCTGAATATCAGAATAATAGAGGTTTTATTTCAGAGCCTTGAATTTCTGAGCCTTTTAATTATGACAGCCAGGAATCCCAGAGTTTCTGTATTAGTCCTGACTTAAAATTGTTTCATTGTCCCCATAAGTGCAATCACATTGGTTAGATTATATGTTCAAATTATTCAGAAAATTTGGTCCCCATATCTTAAATTTGGCTAATTAGAGGACCAGAACCATCAGCCCAACTGGGAAGTGGAACTTAGGAGAAAAAGAATATGTTACCtcagctcttttctttttcccgACAGATCCAAGGCTTTGCCATCAAGGGGGGACAGTTTGCCAAGGCCCGAGACTGCGCCTCTTCCTTCTCACCAGCCATTCTGATTGGCCTGGCGATGTCCCTGATTCTGCTGCTGGTGTTGGCTTATGCCCTGCACATGCTCATCTACTTGCGGTATCTCGATCGGCACTATGATTTCATTTCCTCTCCTGCCCACTTCCCACAGTTGAGAGCTCGAGATGTAACAGAAGAGAAGGAACTACTGAGGAGCCAGGGTGTTGAATGCTATGAACTGAGAAGCCAGCAGATCTGCAAAATTTATATTTAACAGCACAGGTGTCTCTCTCCTTTACGGTGTCCACAGTGGGCTCTGGCAggagttgtttttgttgttctgtgCTATTTGACTTAGGCATTAAAGGTTTCCAGAAATggcttgattttaaaaaaaagaaagcaaaaggattGTGAATTGCTTTCCAAGCATCCATTGACCTGTATGGACAGGCTAAGGGCAA
Protein-coding sequences here:
- the LOC101413699 gene encoding V-type proton ATPase subunit S1-like protein isoform X3, producing the protein MKPVQNFTILIAQALNYNLSKQGHLGKKPWNAFKHHIPINVSIDGIPCILFWAKRITIKFKNQTWLDFTNEALSQKAAVDSGNSNCSKESARLSLKFGDAENPKDLAIRFILTSYKKLSIQSWFSLHRVEIISNNSIQATFNATGIYAPWSYSYHCQHVSSLQRYDALLLPSNTDDVSSLWEVTFVDFQIQGFAIKGGQFAKARDCASSFSPAILIGLAMSLILLLVLAYALHMLIYLRYLDRHYDFISSPAHFPQLRARDVTEEKELLRSQGVECYELRSQQICKIYI
- the LOC101413699 gene encoding V-type proton ATPase subunit S1-like protein isoform X1, with protein sequence MGRKILVSVSVIFLCVGFSLTLEQILARKNVSSWTSSNKEVVINSDQQKNGAMKPVQNFTILIAQALNYNLSKQGHLGKKPWNAFKHHIPINVSIDGIPCILFWAKRITIKFKNQTWLDFTNEALSQKAAVDSGNSNCSKESARLSLKFGDAENPKDLAIRFILTSYKKLSIQSWFSLHRVEIISNNSIQATFNATGIYAPWSYSYHCQHVSSLQRYDALLLPSNTDDVSSLWEVTFVDFQIQGFAIKGGQFAKARDCASSFSPAILIGLAMSLILLLVLAYALHMLIYLRYLDRHYDFISSPAHFPQLRARDVTEEKELLRSQGVECYELRSQQICKIYI
- the LOC101413699 gene encoding V-type proton ATPase subunit S1-like protein isoform X2, translating into MFKSSEFSSWTSSNKEVVINSDQQKNGAMKPVQNFTILIAQALNYNLSKQGHLGKKPWNAFKHHIPINVSIDGIPCILFWAKRITIKFKNQTWLDFTNEALSQKAAVDSGNSNCSKESARLSLKFGDAENPKDLAIRFILTSYKKLSIQSWFSLHRVEIISNNSIQATFNATGIYAPWSYSYHCQHVSSLQRYDALLLPSNTDDVSSLWEVTFVDFQIQGFAIKGGQFAKARDCASSFSPAILIGLAMSLILLLVLAYALHMLIYLRYLDRHYDFISSPAHFPQLRARDVTEEKELLRSQGVECYELRSQQICKIYI